One genomic region from Streptomyces sp. Li-HN-5-11 encodes:
- a CDS encoding DoxX family membrane protein codes for MTCYDRRDLGLLLLRLGTGGVLAAHGAQKLLGWFGGGGIEGTGRYMESVGYRPGKASATAAGLAEAGGGLLLALGLATPAAGASAAGAMAGAAAVHAPNGFFAQGGGYEYAASLGLASAGLAVAGPGRLSVDHALGHAVNRGWMVPAAFAAAASATAVVVGARLKRLRREKEGEQEALFEEELME; via the coding sequence GTGACCTGTTACGACCGACGTGATCTGGGCCTGCTGCTGCTCCGGCTGGGCACCGGCGGCGTGCTGGCCGCGCACGGGGCGCAGAAGCTGCTCGGCTGGTTCGGCGGAGGGGGGATCGAGGGGACCGGCCGGTACATGGAGTCCGTCGGATACCGCCCGGGGAAGGCGAGCGCGACGGCCGCGGGGCTGGCGGAGGCGGGCGGCGGTCTGCTGCTGGCCCTGGGGCTGGCCACCCCGGCGGCGGGCGCGTCGGCGGCCGGCGCCATGGCGGGCGCGGCCGCCGTGCACGCCCCCAACGGCTTCTTCGCGCAGGGCGGCGGCTACGAGTACGCGGCCTCCCTCGGCCTGGCCTCCGCCGGCCTCGCGGTCGCGGGCCCGGGGCGCCTGTCCGTGGACCACGCCCTCGGCCACGCGGTCAACCGCGGCTGGATGGTCCCCGCGGCGTTCGCCGCGGCGGCCTCGGCGACGGCAGTTGTCGTGGGCGCACGCCTCAAGCGGCTGCGGCGGGAGAAGGAGGGCGAGCAGGAGGCGCTGTTCGAGGAGGAGTTGATGGAGTAG
- a CDS encoding response regulator transcription factor, with the protein MAESLNREEDFDVVARVSGYHRLIEVVERTDAEVALIDPERIDGDCLTTAGELRKVRPQCRVVLTVDAPTRTFVDRALRAGVLSIVPKSAGLRRLIESVRGVASGQVIMDPRLLSAAGAEGGPLTDREADVLRLTASGASVKEMAEELYLSAGTIRNLASAAIKKLDARNRYDAVRIATERCWI; encoded by the coding sequence ATGGCAGAGTCGCTCAACCGAGAGGAGGATTTCGATGTGGTGGCCCGCGTCAGCGGCTACCACAGGCTGATCGAAGTCGTGGAGCGCACGGATGCGGAGGTCGCACTGATAGACCCCGAAAGGATCGACGGGGACTGCCTCACGACGGCCGGCGAGTTACGCAAGGTGCGTCCCCAGTGCAGAGTGGTGCTGACCGTGGACGCTCCCACGCGGACCTTCGTGGACCGCGCCCTGCGAGCAGGAGTGCTGAGCATCGTCCCGAAGAGCGCCGGGCTGCGCAGACTGATCGAGTCGGTGCGCGGCGTCGCCTCGGGGCAGGTGATCATGGATCCGCGGCTGTTGTCCGCCGCGGGCGCGGAAGGCGGCCCGTTGACCGACCGCGAGGCCGACGTACTGCGGCTCACGGCTTCGGGAGCGTCGGTCAAGGAGATGGCGGAGGAGCTTTATCTGTCGGCGGGGACGATCCGCAATCTGGCCTCGGCGGCGATCAAGAAGCTCGACGCCCGCAACCGCTACGACGCGGTGCGCATAGCGACCGAACGGTGTTGGATCTGA
- a CDS encoding SDR family oxidoreductase, with amino-acid sequence MTDAATGGRAKVAVVTGAGSGIGRAVAVELLRAGWSVALAGRHTGTLEETAALVPEAASLTVRTDVARPEDVAGLFAAAVGRFGRVDLLFNNAGTFGPGGVPVEDLSYEAWRHVVDTNLNGAFLCAQAAYRQMKEQHPQGGRIINNGSVSAHTPRPHSAPYTATKHALTGLTKALSLDGRPYRIAVGQIDIGNAATDMTSGMRTGALQANGEVVPEPVMDVADVARTVRHMAELPLEANVQFATVLATTMPYVGRG; translated from the coding sequence ATGACCGACGCGGCCACCGGCGGGCGCGCGAAGGTCGCCGTGGTGACCGGCGCGGGCTCCGGGATCGGGCGGGCCGTCGCGGTGGAACTGCTGCGCGCGGGCTGGTCCGTGGCGCTGGCGGGGCGGCACACCGGGACCCTGGAGGAGACCGCGGCCCTCGTCCCCGAGGCCGCCTCCCTGACCGTGCGCACCGACGTGGCACGGCCCGAGGACGTGGCCGGGCTGTTCGCCGCCGCCGTCGGGCGGTTCGGGCGGGTCGACCTGCTGTTCAACAACGCGGGGACGTTCGGTCCCGGCGGCGTGCCGGTCGAGGACCTGTCCTACGAGGCTTGGCGGCACGTGGTGGACACCAACCTCAACGGGGCGTTCCTGTGCGCGCAGGCGGCGTACCGGCAGATGAAGGAGCAGCACCCGCAGGGCGGCCGGATCATCAACAACGGCTCCGTCTCGGCGCACACGCCCCGGCCGCACTCGGCGCCCTACACCGCCACCAAGCACGCCCTGACCGGTCTGACCAAGGCGCTGTCCCTGGACGGGCGGCCGTACCGCATCGCGGTGGGGCAGATCGACATCGGCAACGCGGCCACCGACATGACGTCCGGTATGCGGACAGGCGCCCTGCAGGCCAACGGGGAGGTCGTGCCGGAGCCGGTGATGGACGTCGCCGATGTGGCGCGCACCGTACGGCACATGGCGGAGCTGCCGTTGGAGGCGAACGTGCAGTTCGCCACGGTCCTGGCGACGACGATGCCGTACGTGGGGCGCGGCTGA
- a CDS encoding serine hydrolase produces MTRRSLLALTAAAPLAAPLVTAAGGPAAAAPAAVGAAGPTAVGGERLAQGGVQVRGATGLPRKLTARAWLVADCETGEVLASYQAHQRLAPASTLKMLFADTVLKKFARTERHTVTEADLAGIPEGSSLVGIQPGTTYTVEQLWQGVFLRSGNDAVHVLAHMNGGVPRTVAEMQAKADDLQALDTHVVSPDGYDHPGQLSSAYDLTLFARHGLKNDDFRSYCATRTADFPAGGRKTFQIQNTDRLLTGSWGLKTYGGLIGVKNGYTSHAGNTFTGAAVRGGRTLLVTVMHPAAGSNAVYEETAALLDWGFTQGGSAQAVGTLVEPLSEGGARAGSASTRQNAQGAAGASGAAAHSPSAWRLLEGGAGTVALLAGGVWALRRRLRKASAASGSAASGSAASGAASPGAAASGPESSASGPGSRAAAAGSRPAAGSEPAPGAPAAGESRGRHRR; encoded by the coding sequence ATGACCCGGCGTTCCCTGCTCGCCCTGACGGCGGCCGCACCCCTGGCCGCCCCGCTGGTGACCGCGGCCGGCGGCCCGGCCGCGGCCGCGCCTGCCGCCGTCGGCGCCGCGGGCCCCACCGCGGTGGGCGGTGAGCGACTGGCCCAGGGCGGCGTGCAGGTGCGCGGCGCCACCGGTCTGCCCAGGAAGCTCACCGCCCGAGCCTGGCTCGTCGCCGACTGCGAGACGGGTGAGGTGCTCGCGTCCTACCAGGCGCACCAGCGCCTCGCGCCCGCGTCCACCCTGAAGATGCTGTTCGCGGACACGGTGCTGAAGAAGTTCGCCCGCACCGAGCGGCACACGGTCACCGAGGCCGACCTGGCCGGAATCCCCGAGGGCTCCAGTCTCGTCGGGATCCAGCCCGGGACCACCTACACCGTCGAACAGCTGTGGCAGGGCGTGTTCCTGCGCTCGGGCAACGACGCGGTCCATGTGCTCGCCCACATGAACGGCGGCGTGCCGCGGACGGTCGCCGAGATGCAGGCCAAGGCCGACGACCTGCAGGCCCTGGACACCCACGTGGTCAGCCCCGACGGCTACGACCACCCCGGCCAGCTGTCCTCCGCCTACGACCTGACCCTGTTCGCCCGGCACGGGCTGAAGAACGACGACTTCCGCTCGTACTGCGCCACCCGGACCGCCGACTTCCCGGCAGGCGGGAGAAAGACCTTCCAGATCCAGAACACCGACCGCCTGCTTACCGGCAGCTGGGGCCTGAAGACGTACGGCGGACTGATCGGCGTGAAGAACGGCTACACCAGCCACGCCGGAAACACCTTCACCGGAGCGGCCGTCCGCGGGGGCCGCACCCTGCTCGTCACGGTGATGCACCCGGCGGCCGGCAGCAACGCCGTCTACGAGGAGACCGCCGCCCTCCTCGACTGGGGCTTCACGCAGGGCGGTTCCGCGCAGGCCGTGGGCACGCTGGTCGAGCCGCTGAGCGAGGGCGGGGCGAGGGCGGGCTCAGCCTCCACGCGGCAGAACGCCCAGGGCGCCGCAGGGGCGTCCGGCGCGGCGGCGCACAGCCCCTCGGCCTGGCGGCTGCTGGAGGGCGGGGCCGGGACGGTCGCGCTGCTCGCGGGCGGGGTGTGGGCGCTGCGCCGACGGTTGAGGAAGGCTTCGGCGGCCTCCGGATCGGCGGCCTCCGGATCGGCGGCCTCGGGGGCGGCGTCACCCGGGGCGGCGGCCTCCGGACCGGAGTCCTCCGCGTCGGGGCCCGGTTCGAGGGCGGCAGCAGCGGGCTCGCGGCCGGCAGCGGGCTCGGAGCCCGCACCGGGAGCGCCGGCCGCAGGCGAGTCGCGCGGACGCCACCGGCGCTGA
- a CDS encoding multidrug effflux MFS transporter: protein MSEGGASPPHASQAEPRAAVPGPRAAAPETDTAADTAAEATRPARRTGLLVTLILGGLTATPPLAMDMYLPSLPEVTRSLHAPAATVQLTLTACLAGMALGQLVVGPMSDRWGRRRPLLAGLAVYVLATALCALAPDVEALVAFRLAQGLAGAAGIVIARAVVRDLYDGVAMARFFSTLMLVGGVAPIVAPLIGGQILRVTDWRGVFVVLTAVGALLGALVWARLPETLPTATGATPAQEEPGAPGRLRGGIGEALGSMRRLLADRAFAGYMLVGGFAFAALFAYISASPFVIQEIYGASPQTFSLLFGLNSVGLVAVGQINGKVLVGRVRLDRVLAVGLTVVVLAATALLLMASGALGEVGLAPVAAALFVLMSAMGVTMPNAQALALMRTRHAAGTASALLGASSFLVGAVASPLVGIAGEHTAVPMAIVQLAAALVALACFVGMCRPGNAPAGAEGADS from the coding sequence ATGTCCGAGGGCGGGGCGTCACCGCCGCACGCGTCACAGGCGGAGCCGCGGGCGGCCGTGCCGGGGCCGCGGGCCGCCGCGCCGGAGACGGACACGGCGGCGGACACGGCAGCGGAGGCCACCCGGCCGGCCCGCCGCACCGGCCTGCTGGTGACCCTGATCCTCGGCGGACTGACCGCCACACCCCCGCTGGCGATGGACATGTACCTCCCCTCGCTCCCGGAGGTCACCCGTTCCCTGCACGCCCCGGCCGCCACCGTGCAGCTCACCCTCACCGCCTGCCTGGCCGGAATGGCGCTCGGGCAGCTGGTGGTCGGCCCGATGAGCGACCGGTGGGGCCGCAGGCGCCCGCTGCTCGCCGGACTGGCCGTCTACGTCCTCGCCACCGCCCTGTGCGCACTCGCGCCCGACGTGGAGGCCCTCGTCGCCTTCCGGCTGGCGCAGGGGCTCGCGGGCGCGGCCGGGATCGTGATCGCCCGGGCGGTCGTGCGGGACCTGTACGACGGTGTGGCCATGGCCCGCTTCTTCTCGACGCTGATGCTCGTCGGCGGGGTCGCGCCGATCGTGGCACCGCTGATCGGCGGGCAGATCCTCAGGGTGACCGACTGGCGGGGCGTGTTCGTCGTCCTGACGGCGGTGGGGGCGCTGCTGGGCGCGCTCGTGTGGGCGCGGCTCCCGGAGACCCTGCCGACCGCGACGGGCGCAACCCCCGCTCAGGAGGAGCCGGGAGCCCCGGGCAGGCTCCGCGGCGGCATCGGCGAGGCGCTGGGCTCGATGCGCCGGCTGCTCGCCGACCGCGCCTTCGCCGGGTACATGCTCGTGGGCGGTTTCGCCTTCGCCGCGCTCTTCGCGTACATCAGCGCGTCCCCCTTCGTGATCCAGGAGATCTACGGGGCCTCCCCGCAGACGTTCAGCCTGCTGTTCGGGCTCAACTCGGTGGGACTGGTCGCCGTCGGCCAGATCAACGGCAAGGTGCTGGTGGGCCGGGTCCGTCTGGACCGGGTGCTGGCCGTCGGCCTCACGGTCGTCGTCCTGGCCGCGACCGCCCTGCTGCTGATGGCCTCCGGGGCACTCGGCGAGGTCGGGCTCGCCCCGGTGGCCGCCGCGCTGTTCGTGCTGATGTCCGCGATGGGCGTCACCATGCCCAACGCCCAGGCGCTCGCCCTGATGCGCACCCGGCATGCCGCCGGTACGGCGTCCGCCCTGCTCGGCGCGTCCTCCTTCCTCGTCGGCGCGGTGGCCTCCCCGCTCGTCGGGATCGCCGGGGAGCACACCGCCGTGCCCATGGCGATCGTCCAGCTGGCCGCCGCACTGGTGGCGCTGGCCTGCTTCGTGGGAATGTGCCGTCCCGGGAATGCACCTGCGGGCGCGGAGGGAGCGGACAGCTGA
- a CDS encoding sigma-70 family RNA polymerase sigma factor: MIRRRTTADEHGDPDGHRALEALYAAHADRVRAYLLHRTDRETAQDILSETFVLAWRKSGSVPDDALPWLLASARRLLANRVRSDQRHRALTERMAAMADRAGAEEIGDAVGTRTEVAAALSALSEQDRETLLLSAWYGLTARQAAAVLGCTTTAFAVRLHRARKRFRAALTRAEQEQPVPVAHPHPHPRFAQQESA; encoded by the coding sequence GTGATACGACGACGAACAACCGCTGATGAACATGGGGACCCCGACGGACACAGGGCACTGGAAGCCCTCTACGCGGCTCATGCCGACCGGGTCCGGGCGTATCTCCTGCACCGCACGGACCGGGAGACAGCACAGGACATCCTGTCGGAGACCTTCGTGCTGGCCTGGCGCAAGTCCGGGTCCGTGCCCGACGACGCCCTACCGTGGCTGCTCGCCTCAGCACGGCGGCTGCTCGCCAACCGTGTGCGATCCGACCAGCGCCACCGGGCGCTCACCGAGCGCATGGCGGCGATGGCCGACCGGGCAGGGGCGGAGGAGATCGGTGACGCGGTAGGGACGCGTACGGAGGTGGCGGCCGCGCTGTCGGCGCTGTCCGAGCAGGACCGGGAGACGCTGCTGCTGAGCGCCTGGTACGGCCTGACGGCCCGACAGGCGGCCGCGGTCCTGGGCTGCACCACCACCGCCTTCGCCGTGCGTCTGCACCGGGCACGCAAACGCTTCAGGGCAGCGCTGACCCGCGCGGAGCAAGAACAGCCCGTCCCGGTTGCGCACCCCCACCCCCATCCCCGCTTCGCCCAGCAGGAGTCAGCATGA
- a CDS encoding nuclear transport factor 2 family protein, which yields MTIQTARLSDPAVRAFVTAVNAHDREGFMQLLAPGATMSDDGSDRDLAEWVEQEIFSTHGHLEVDNESRGGRALIARYSNDTWGEMRTRWSFVVAGDGRITRFETGQA from the coding sequence ATGACGATTCAGACCGCCAGACTCAGCGACCCGGCCGTCCGTGCCTTCGTCACCGCCGTCAACGCCCACGACCGCGAGGGCTTCATGCAACTCCTCGCGCCCGGCGCGACCATGTCGGACGACGGCTCGGACCGGGACCTCGCCGAGTGGGTCGAGCAGGAGATCTTCTCCACACACGGCCACTTGGAGGTCGACAACGAGTCCCGGGGCGGCCGCGCCCTCATCGCCCGGTACAGCAACGACACCTGGGGCGAGATGCGCACCCGTTGGAGCTTCGTCGTCGCCGGCGACGGCCGCATCACCCGCTTCGAGACCGGGCAGGCGTGA
- a CDS encoding small ribosomal subunit Rsm22 family protein, with amino-acid sequence MNEPAAPSETLRAALSGLLDGLPPRQAAGAVERLIANYRGSTPTDAPILRDRADVVAYAAYRMPATFEAVRSALAAFADAVPGWAPGSHVDVGGGTGAATWAVSATWDGVRPVTVLDWAEPALALGREIAAAHPALKDARWQRARIGAELALASTDLVTVSYVLNELAEADRAALVDAAAAAAQAVVIVEAGTPAGYDRIIEARDRLVRAGFRVAAPCPHSAACPIVPGTDWCHFSARVSRSSLHRQVKGGSLAYEDEKFGYVAATRLPADPAHSRVVRRPQIRKGQVLLDLCESDEQLVRRTITKRHGDLYKAARDTDWGDAWPPADSAS; translated from the coding sequence GTGAACGAGCCCGCAGCACCCTCGGAGACTCTCCGCGCGGCCCTCTCCGGTCTGCTCGACGGGCTCCCGCCCCGGCAGGCCGCCGGGGCGGTGGAGCGGCTGATCGCCAACTACCGGGGGAGCACTCCGACCGACGCGCCGATCCTGCGCGACCGCGCCGACGTGGTGGCGTACGCCGCTTACCGGATGCCGGCCACGTTCGAGGCGGTACGGTCGGCGCTGGCGGCGTTCGCGGACGCCGTGCCCGGATGGGCGCCCGGCAGCCATGTGGACGTCGGCGGCGGGACGGGCGCCGCGACCTGGGCCGTCAGCGCCACCTGGGACGGGGTGCGGCCGGTGACCGTGCTCGACTGGGCCGAACCCGCGCTCGCCCTCGGCCGGGAGATCGCCGCCGCCCACCCCGCACTGAAGGACGCCCGTTGGCAGCGCGCCCGGATCGGAGCAGAGCTCGCCCTCGCAAGCACCGATCTGGTCACGGTGTCGTACGTCCTCAACGAACTCGCCGAGGCCGACCGGGCCGCCCTCGTCGACGCGGCCGCGGCCGCCGCACAGGCGGTCGTGATCGTGGAGGCCGGCACCCCCGCGGGGTACGACCGGATCATCGAGGCCCGCGACCGCCTCGTCCGCGCGGGCTTCCGCGTCGCCGCGCCCTGCCCGCACAGCGCCGCCTGCCCGATCGTCCCCGGCACGGACTGGTGCCACTTCTCGGCCCGGGTCAGCCGTTCCTCCCTGCACCGGCAGGTCAAGGGCGGCTCCCTCGCCTACGAGGACGAGAAGTTCGGCTACGTCGCGGCCACCCGCCTCCCTGCCGACCCCGCGCACTCCCGCGTGGTCCGGCGCCCGCAGATCCGCAAGGGCCAGGTGCTTCTCGACCTCTGCGAGTCCGACGAGCAGCTCGTCCGCCGCACGATCACGAAACGCCACGGCGACCTCTACAAGGCGGCCCGCGACACGGACTGGGGCGACGCGTGGCCCCCGGCCGACTCGGCGTCGTAA
- a CDS encoding MazG-like family protein gives MSAHDSGTPPAPPADLWSSIDDLWAWLDAHRSRDGHEGLLLRMLKLSEEVGEVAEAVIGATGQNPRKGTTHTWDDVQAELCDVVITALVALRTLTPRTREVFTGHLAAVRERSLAAGRPG, from the coding sequence ATGAGCGCTCACGACTCCGGCACTCCCCCGGCCCCGCCCGCGGACCTGTGGTCCTCCATCGACGACCTGTGGGCCTGGCTCGACGCGCACCGGTCCCGCGACGGCCACGAGGGCCTGCTGCTGCGCATGCTGAAGCTGTCGGAGGAGGTCGGCGAGGTCGCCGAGGCGGTGATCGGCGCGACGGGCCAGAACCCGCGCAAGGGCACCACCCACACCTGGGACGACGTGCAGGCGGAACTGTGCGACGTGGTGATCACGGCCCTGGTCGCCCTGCGCACGCTGACCCCTCGGACCCGCGAGGTCTTCACCGGCCACCTGGCCGCGGTCAGGGAACGCTCCCTCGCCGCGGGCCGGCCCGGCTGA
- a CDS encoding Gfo/Idh/MocA family oxidoreductase: MSVTTEQRVRWGILATGGIAAAFAADLVDLPDAELVAVASRSEEAAKAFAERFGIPRAYGDWTALARDADIDVVYVATPHSAHRAAAGLCLQEGRNVLCEKPFTLNVREAEELVSLARERGRFLMEAMWTYCNPLVRRLKALVDDGAIGEVRTVQADFGLAGPFPPSHRLRDPHLGGGALLDLGVYPVSFAQLLLGEPSDVTARAVLSPEGVDLQTGALLSFDGGALASVHCSITGGTATCASVTGSRGRIDIPSGFFHPDRFVLHRDGRDPQEFAADPADGPRTSFRHEALEVMRALRAGEAESPLVPLDGTLAVMRTLDAVRERIGVRYPGEVAEPAPA, translated from the coding sequence ATGTCCGTGACGACGGAGCAGAGGGTGCGCTGGGGGATTCTCGCGACCGGCGGGATCGCGGCCGCGTTCGCGGCGGACCTGGTGGATCTGCCGGACGCGGAGCTGGTGGCGGTGGCCTCGCGCAGCGAGGAGGCGGCGAAGGCGTTCGCGGAACGGTTCGGGATTCCGCGGGCGTACGGCGACTGGACGGCGCTCGCGCGGGACGCGGACATCGATGTCGTCTACGTGGCCACCCCGCACTCCGCCCACCGGGCCGCCGCGGGCCTGTGCCTTCAGGAGGGCCGGAACGTGCTGTGCGAGAAGCCGTTCACGCTGAACGTGCGGGAGGCCGAGGAGCTCGTCTCGCTGGCGCGGGAACGCGGGCGGTTCCTGATGGAGGCCATGTGGACGTACTGCAATCCGCTGGTACGCCGTCTGAAGGCGCTGGTCGACGACGGCGCGATCGGCGAGGTGCGCACCGTGCAGGCGGACTTCGGCCTGGCCGGCCCCTTCCCGCCCTCGCACCGCCTGCGCGACCCGCACCTGGGCGGCGGGGCTCTGCTCGACCTCGGCGTGTATCCGGTGTCGTTCGCGCAGCTGCTGCTCGGCGAACCGTCGGACGTGACGGCGAGGGCGGTGCTCTCCCCCGAGGGCGTCGACCTGCAGACCGGCGCCCTGCTCTCCTTCGACGGCGGCGCGCTGGCGTCCGTCCACTGCTCCATCACCGGCGGCACGGCGACCTGTGCCTCCGTCACGGGCTCCAGGGGCCGTATCGACATCCCGTCCGGTTTCTTCCACCCGGACCGGTTCGTCCTGCACCGTGACGGCCGTGACCCGCAGGAGTTCGCCGCCGATCCGGCGGACGGGCCGCGCACCAGTTTCCGGCACGAGGCGCTGGAGGTGATGCGCGCGCTGCGGGCGGGCGAGGCCGAGTCGCCGCTCGTGCCGCTGGACGGCACCCTCGCCGTGATGCGGACGCTGGACGCGGTCCGGGAGCGGATCGGGGTGCGCTATCCGGGAGAGGTCGCCGAGCCCGCGCCGGCCTGA
- a CDS encoding serine hydrolase domain-containing protein: MPSRECTCGRGGSGQLSAPRLRADTPERAGLDPVELRHLVREVRTRTRGEHPWAPGAVVVAGRGPVIAVAEAAGWAVRYARYDPETDRGVELPPAARVATTVDTPFDLASLTKLFTAVAAVQQIERGTLGIDARVGAYLPDFPAAARHGITVRQLLTHTSGLRPELPLYDCPDDASRLAMLRAEPPARAPGAPVYSDLNPLLLQHVLERATGRALDVLIHEGITRPLGMTSTRFGPCPGAAATEDQRRPWAKADRGMLRGEVHDENAWALGGVAGHAGLFSTAPDLAVFCRTLLAGGSYGPARILGPDFVELLLTPPGLGFLVDQEWFMGELAGRGAAGHTGFTGTSLVLDPATDTFLILLANTVHPRRRPPDSGPRAAAATRLARAVRGA, from the coding sequence GTGCCGTCCCGGGAATGCACCTGCGGGCGCGGAGGGAGCGGACAGCTGAGCGCACCGAGACTGCGCGCGGACACACCGGAGAGGGCCGGACTCGACCCCGTGGAACTCCGTCACCTCGTCCGCGAGGTCCGAACCCGTACCAGGGGGGAGCACCCCTGGGCGCCGGGCGCCGTGGTGGTGGCCGGGCGCGGCCCGGTCATCGCGGTCGCGGAGGCGGCGGGATGGGCCGTACGGTACGCGCGCTACGACCCGGAGACCGACCGCGGTGTCGAACTGCCGCCCGCGGCGCGGGTGGCGACGACCGTCGACACGCCCTTCGACCTCGCCTCGCTGACCAAGCTGTTCACTGCGGTCGCCGCGGTGCAGCAGATCGAGCGCGGCACGCTCGGCATCGACGCGCGCGTGGGCGCGTACCTGCCCGACTTCCCCGCCGCCGCCCGGCACGGCATCACCGTACGGCAGCTGCTCACCCACACCTCGGGCCTGCGCCCCGAACTCCCCCTGTACGACTGCCCGGACGACGCCTCCCGGCTCGCGATGCTGCGGGCGGAGCCGCCGGCGAGAGCCCCCGGCGCCCCCGTCTACTCCGACCTGAACCCGCTGCTGCTGCAACACGTCCTGGAGCGCGCCACCGGCCGCGCCCTCGACGTGCTGATCCACGAGGGGATCACCCGCCCGCTGGGCATGACCTCGACGCGCTTCGGGCCCTGCCCCGGCGCGGCGGCGACCGAGGACCAGCGGCGGCCGTGGGCCAAGGCGGACCGGGGGATGCTGCGCGGGGAGGTGCACGACGAGAACGCCTGGGCGCTGGGCGGGGTGGCCGGTCACGCGGGCCTGTTCTCCACGGCACCGGACCTGGCGGTCTTCTGCCGCACCCTGCTGGCCGGCGGCTCCTACGGCCCCGCCCGCATCCTCGGCCCCGACTTCGTGGAGCTGCTGCTGACCCCGCCCGGGCTCGGCTTCCTCGTGGACCAGGAGTGGTTCATGGGAGAACTGGCGGGAAGGGGAGCGGCGGGCCACACGGGCTTCACGGGCACCTCGCTGGTCCTGGACCCGGCGACGGACACCTTCCTGATCCTGCTGGCGAACACGGTGCACCCGCGCAGACGGCCGCCGGACAGCGGGCCGCGGGCAGCGGCGGCGACACGGCTGGCGCGGGCGGTCAGAGGAGCGTGA